The following is a genomic window from Dama dama isolate Ldn47 chromosome 4, ASM3311817v1, whole genome shotgun sequence.
caaacacttctgcacaaaaagcagaattgattgccctaacacaggctctggagcaagccaaagggaagagagtcaccattttcactgacagccgatatgctttCAGCACTGCCCATATGCAAGGTCCCatataccaagaaaggggatttcggacagctgagggaaaagaggtcaaaattCTGCCTGAGATTCGCAGGATCTTGGAAGCTGTCCAACTACCCCAGGCAGTAGCTatagtacatgtccccggtcaccagaaaggagaagaccctAAGGCGCGGGGCAATCGTGCTGCTGATGCGGCCGCTCGAGAAGCGGCTAGCCGGGACTATGCTGCCCTcatattagccgtgggacttccacctccttgtatggggaccttgccaccagttcccgaatattccctccctgatctcgcctggatcaacaaggataccaccctccagaaagatgaccaagatggatggtaccgagaccaAATCAACAACCTGAtcttgcctgccaccctgggtcgtcacctgtgtgaacacctgcacacaactacacacttgggagaaaaaaagaacctaacacttctccagacggcctgcctgaggttccctcgaaaAAATGccactgtacgagagataattcaagcctgcgaagcgtgccagctgatgagggcagagaagaagcagcactcgggaacgaggtaccgaggggaaaagCCAAGGCAAcattgggagatagatttcactgaggtaaggccaggcaagtatgggtaccgctatctgttggttctggtagataccttctcggggtgggtggaagctttccccactaagggagagacagcaatagtggttgctaaaatgatcttagaggagatagggcctaggtatgggctgccagtgactatgggctctgataatggacctgcctttgtgagccagattgtacaagggctggcccaagctctggggacgaaatggaagttacattgcgaatataatccccagagctcaggacaggttgagagaatgaatcggaccctaaaagaaactttgacaaagttggcaatagagactgccggggactgggtgaccctcctcccctttgcactctttcgggcatgtaacaccccttataagctgaatcttactccttttgagattctgtatggaagaccccctcctgtgtatcctattttcgaaggaaaatgtctgccaccccctactttgggacaattccagcaaactctgatagcattaagtaagatgcataaccatgtttggaaattgattcgagAGATACATGAGGGCCAAAACAAGAGGGccctcccctcacataatattggcccaggtgattgggtttgggtaaaacgacaccaatctaaagtattagaacctagatggaaacgcccttatgttgttcttcttaccactcctaccgctgtcaaggtcgacaggattggaccctgggtttactgcaatcacgtgcggcaagccacatcggaagaacaggaaaaagcgcgagcagaatggaaggcgagtcctcacccgtcaaatcctttgaaactgaaactcgtctgccgggaggcctcctaattctcctgctgatggcagctctcaTCGACCCAGGAGCGACCAGTCATAACCCCCATCAACCTGCTAAGATCACATGGAAACTCAACGAAGGGCAAACTCATGAGCTGCTCAATGAGACCtcaggaatccaccctccaaACACCTGGTGGCCGGACCTGAACTTCGACCTCTCAAGCCTCTTGACAAAGCAGGACGGTCTCTATGATAAGTACTATAGGGATGGGATAAAAAACCATAGGTTGGGGTTTTGGGCTTGCCCGGGCTATGTaagaaataactggaaaacctGTGGTGGCATAGAAAACTATTATTGCAGGAGCTGGAGTTGTGTGACCTCTTGTGATGGACCCCA
Proteins encoded in this region:
- the LOC133054416 gene encoding uncharacterized protein LOC133054416 isoform X1, which encodes MSQEARRGITPNIRRLMEAGILRRCQSPHPLTAGEETRVDRLQTCPRPARSQQTATALLVRDADKLTYGQQLSVYTPHAVEGVLKQPPGKWISNARLTHYQALLLDAPRVRFQTPCFLNPATLLPNPEKDSPLHDCSEILVEALAAQKDLTDVPLSNRELVWFTDGSSYVKDGQRKAGAAIVDDSGQTIWAETLPPNTSAQKAELIALTQALEQAKGKRVTIFTDSRYAFSTAHMQGPIYQERGFRTAEGKEVKILPEIRRILEAVQLPQAVAIVHVPGHQKGEDPKARGNRAADAAAREAASRDYAALILAVGLPPPCMGTLPPVPEYSLPDLAWINKDTTLQKDDQDGWYRDQINNLILPATLGRHLCEHLHTTTHLGEKKNLTLLQTACLRFPRKNATVREIIQACEACQLMRAEKKQHSGTRYRGEKPRQHWEIDFTEVRPGKYGYRYLLVLVDTFSGWVEAFPTKGETAIVVAKMILEEIGPRYGLPVTMGSDNGPAFVSQIVQGLAQALGTKWKLHCEYNPQSSGQVERMNRTLKETLTKLAIETAGDWVTLLPFALFRACNTPYKLNLTPFEILYGRPPPVYPIFEGKCLPPPTLGQFQQTLIALSKMHNHVWKLIREIHEGQNKRALPSHNIGPGDWVWVKRHQSKVLEPRWKRPYVVLLTTPTAVKVDRIGPWVYCNHVRQATSEEQEKARAEWKASPHPSNPLKLKLVCREAS